GCAATGCGCTGGCGCGCAGAACCTGAACGAGGCCGTTGAGATTGCCGGCATCGATCCTGGCTTCGAGGCGGCCCAAGGGCTTGCCGTCTTTTTCAGACAGACGCCCGGTCGCCGCGATCTTCGCGCCACCGAGATCGGCAATCGACAGGCGGCGGATATCGAGCGCGCCCGAGGCCAAAGTCAGATCGGCATCGACGCGCGACCAGTCGACCTTTGCGTAAGTGAGTTTGCCGACGCTGAGCGCAAGTTCGATATCGGTGCCGGAGGCATTGCCGGTGCGCCCGGCAAACGCAAAGAGACGCGCGGCATCGAGCGCATCGAGATCGAGCTTCTGCGCGCGGATGCGCGCTTCGAGGCGGTTGCGGTCCTGACCGCCGGTGAAGGCAAGCCGGCCTTTGACGTCCGCGCCGTCGATAGCGGCGACGATATCTTCCAGAGCGTAAGAGCCGGGACGCGCGGCGAGCGTCGCTTCCAGCTTCAGCGATTTCAGAGCAACGGGCGTGCGCGGATTGCCGAGACCCTCGAGCCAATGCAGCGAGGCGCCGACATTGGGCGCATCGATCCGAAGACCGCCATTGAAACGCGGCTCGTCTTTGCGCGCCATCAGCGCGCCGGAAGCATCGAGCTGCGCGCCGCCGGGGGCGCGCAGAGTGAGATTTTCAATCGTCCAGCCGCCGGGGGCCGAGGCCGCCTGCAGCTTGACGTTCTGAACGAGATCGCCGCCGAGATTGAGATTTTCGATATCGGCGAAAACGCGCAGCGGCACCGCCATGTCTTCGGTCAGCGCAAAACGGTCGGCGACCGTGGTCAGCGCTTCGATCGGCGAAACCGGCGGCGCATCCTTCGGCCGGCCGAGCGTGCGGTCGATATCGACGGTGCGGCCCTTCAGGCGCACTTCGGCGGAGGCTTTCGGCCCGAACACAATGCCGAGCCCGCCGGCAAGCCTGAGCTCGCGGCCGGTCGCGCCATGCTCGAATTCCACCTTGTCGGCTTCGAGACGGCGGATATCGGCCTTCACTTCGCCGGCAATCTTCCACGGCTCGCGCGCCGGCTGGCCTTCGGCCGCCGCCGTCTGCACCAAGGAGCCCTTGCCGTCGAATTGCGGCTTGGAAGACAGGAGGACGGTGCCATCGAGATTGAGCGAGGGGCTTTCGGGGCTCTGCACCGAAATCGACACCTGGCCGAGACCGGCCGGATCAAAGCGCCCGGTCGTGATGTGCAGATTGTAGGGACGCCCGGCGATCTTGCCCGCGGCATCGAGCTTCAGCGGGCCGACCAGCGACGAGGCATTGCCCTGCAGCGCGAATTCCTCGATTGCGAAATTCCGGTTGGCGGCGGGATCGGCGACGGTGATGCGCGAGTTTTCGATATTGAGATCGGCAATCGCGATGGCGTCGAGATCGTCATGGCCCATGCCGGCGGCAAGCGGCAGCGCAATTTCGCCATCGGCGGAGAGCGAGGCTTTCAGATCGGCGCCCACGACATTAAGTCGCGAGACTTCATATTCGCCGCGCAGCAGCGGCATTAGCGCAAGATCGAGCTCGAAGCTGTCGGCGGTGAATTTCGAGGCCGCCCATTCGTCGCCAGCGACGACCTGGCCGAACCTGATGCGCGGGGACGGCAGAAGGCGCGCCTCGACATCGCCGCGCACGCTGACGGGCACGCCGAGAATGCGGCTCGCCTGCCGCTCGAACGCCTCACGGTGATCGCCCCAATCGATGAAGAACGGCCCGATCAGGGCTGTCGCCAGCGCGAGGACGATCGCGAGGCCCAATCCGGTCAAAGTGTGATTCACGCCCTACCCCGGTCCCGCTTCCTTAAGCGTAGGAGATTATGCCGCCATGATGGTCACAAAGCGACGAGGACGAGACGGATTGTGGACGAAGGAGTTAACGGCTCCCGTCAACTCGGCGTGAGGCTCAGCGGCTCCGCAGAGCGTTGGCGACATCGAACACCGATTTCGCCCCGAAGGCGACGAACATCGCCCCGGTGATGCGGGTGATGGGCCGGTGCCAGCGCGTGAAGACATGGCGCACGGGCGCAAGGCCCGCCATCCACAAAAGGACAGCGTAAGCGAGAACGAAGCCGACCATGGCGACGCCCATAAAGGCCGGCGCGTCGGCCCAGGTCAGGCTTTTGACGAAGGGCGCGGTCAGCGCCGTGAACATTGCGAGCGCGACGGGATAGGCCTTGGGATTTGTGAGGCCGAAGAGAAGTCCGGTACGCGCCGGATTGACCGCACCGATGGGCGCCGCCGTGCCGTCGCCCGGATTTCGGATGGCCTGCCAGCCGAGCCAGATCAGATAGGCGCCGCAGATGACGCCCAGCACGTCGAACAAAGTGTGCCCGAGCTGGCTGACGCCGACGATGGCAAGGATCGCCAGACCGCACCACAACGTATCGCCGAGAAGATGCGCACCGATGAACCGCGCCCCATGCGCCCGGCCTGAAATGGCCGTCAGCGTGAAAAGGGCCAGAACCGCCGGGCCCGGCGAAATGCCGTAGATGAAACCGGCGGCGAAGGAGGCGGTGAGGGCTTCGGTGGTCATATCCCGGTCTAACGCGCCCTAACCGCCCGGGAAAGCTCCCCTTTCGGGCAAGCCCCGGCCCTCTCGCAATTCACCCCCTGAGATGCCATTTTGTTCTCTCAGAGCGAATCGCCCATGGCCTGCCCGGGCATCAGCTACTCCCCTGCCCGAAGGACCGATTTTGGCCGATCCCAACACCGTCCCGTTTTTCGACGATGACGACGCCCCGCAGGGCGGCATCGCCGCGCGCGCTTCGGCCGGGGTCATGCGGAGCCGGATGTCGGGCGGCGATTATCTTGAGGGCCTGAACCCCGAACAGCGCGATGCGGTGCTGACGCTGGACGGTCCCCTCCTCGTCCTCGCGGGCGCCGGCACCGGCAAGACGCGCGTCCTCACCACCCGCATCGCCCATATCCTTGCGACAGGGCGCGCGCGGCCGCAGGAAATTCTCGCCGTCACCTTCACCAACAAAGCGGCGCGCGAGATGAAGCACCGCATCGCCACTCTGGTCGGCGATGTGGCGACCGGCATGCCGTGGCTCGGCACGTTTCACTCCATCGGCGCGACCATGCTGCGCCGCCATGCCGAGCTTGCCGGGCTGAAGCCCAGCTTCACCATTCTCGACACCGACGATCAGATCCGGCTGATTAAGCAGATCCTCTCGGCGGAAAACATCGACGAGAAGCGCTGGCCGGCGCGCAATCTCGCCTGGGCCATCGACGGCTGGAAAAACCGCGGGCTTACCCCGAAGGATGTTCCGCCCGGCGACGGCGCGTTGTTCGCCAACGGAAAAGGCAAGGAGCTGTACGCCGCCTATCAGGAGCGCCTGCGTGTTCTGAACGCCGTCGATTTCGGCGATCTTCTGCTCGAGCCGATCCGCATCTTCCGCGACCATGCGGATGTTCTGGCGATATATCACCAGCGTTTCAAATTCATGCTGGTCGACGAGTATCAGGATACGAACGTCGCCCAATATCTGTGGCTGCGCCTGCTCGCTCAAGGCCCACGCAATCTCTGCTGCGTCGGCGACGATGATCAGTCGATCTATGGCTGGCGCGGCGCCGAGGTCGACAACATCCTGCGCTTCGACAAGGATTTCCCGGGCGCGAAAGTTATTCGCCTGGAGCGTAATTACCGCTCCGACGCCCATATTCTCGGCGCGGCCTCGCACCTCATTTCGCACAACAAAGACCGGCTCGGCAAAACGCTGCGCCCGCAGGGCGAAGACGGCGAACGCGTCACCGTCTCCGGCGCGTGGGATTCGGGCGAGGAAGCGCGCTCCATAGGCGATGAGATCGAAAATCTTCAGAGAAAAGGCGACAGCCTGAACTCGATGGCGATCCTTGTCCGCGCCTCGTTCCAGATGCGCGAATTTGAAGACCGGTTCGTCACGCTCGGCCTCGATTATCGCGTCATCGGCGGACCGCGCTTCTATGAGCGCCAGGAAATCCGCGACGCCCTCGCCTATCTTCGTTGCATCAACTCCTCGGCGGACGACCTTGCGTTCGAGCGTATCGTCAACGTGCCCAAACGCGGGCTGGGCGATGCGACGGTGCAGACACTGAACAATATCGCCCGCGGCGCGCGCATCTCGCTGATGGAAGCGGCGCGCATGGTGACGGATTCGGAAGAGCTGAAACCCAAGCCGCGCGAGAGCTTGCGCGTCCTGACGCAGAATTTCACGCGCTGGGCGCAGGCCGCTGATCATATGAAGCACACCGAGCTTGCCGAAATGGTGCTCGATGAGAGCGGTTATACCGAGATGTGGCGGCAGGACCGCTCGCCGGATGCGGCGGGCCGTCTCGAAAACCTCAAAGAACTCGTCCGCTCCATGGAGCAGTTCGAAAACCTGCAAGGTTTTCTGGAGCATGTCTCGCTGGTGATGGATGCCGAGAGCGGCGAGAATGTCGATGCGATTACTTTGATGACGCTGCACGGCGCCAAAGGGCTCGAATACGACACGATCTTCCTGCCCGGCTGGGAAGAAGGCCTGTTCCCCAGCCAGCGCACCATGGATGAACATGGCGCGGCCGGGCTCGAGGAAGAGCGCCGCCTTGCCTATGTCGGCATCACGCGCGCCAGAAGGCGCGCCAAAATCTATTTCGCCACCAACCGCCGCATTCACGGCCAGTGGCAATCGTCCATACCTTCGCGTTTTCTCGACGAGCTTCCGGAAGAGCATGTCGAAGTGGTCGAAGCACCGGCGGCGTTTTCAAACCGCGGCTTCGGCGAAAGCCGCTTCGACCGGCTGGAGCCCTTCGGCGGCTCGACCTATGACACGCCGGGCTGGCAGCGCGCGCAGCAGCGCAAACAGGCGGGCGGCTTTCAGGAGCGCGGCGCGGGCTTCAACGCACGCCGCGGCGGGCCGATGGTGATCGAGGGCGAACTCGTCGCCAAATCCACGTCCAACGCCGCAAGCTATGGAATTGGCGAGCGCGTGTTCCACGACAAATTCGGCTATGGCGAGGTTCTCGAAGTCGAGGGCAACAAACTTCTCGTCGCCTTCGACAAAGCCGGGCATAAGCGCGTCATCGATAGTTTCGTCAAACGTCCCTGACGCCGCAGAGAATTAAATGCCCACTTCCGTCACCCGCATCTTCGCGGCCCAGAAACAGGCCGAAGACCTCGCACAGGTCGCCAGTGAAATCCTGCCGCTCGATGAGGTCTCGGTTGCGGTGTCCGAAACCAAGCCCGACGATCCGCTCTGGCGGGTCGACATCTATGCCGGGCCGAACATCACCCCCGCAAATCTCGAACGCGAAGTGCGCGCGGCACTCGGCCAGAAGATCGCGGGCCTCGATGTGCAATCGGAAGTCATCGAGGACGCCGATTGGGTGGCAGCCTCGCTCGCCGGGCTCGACCCAGTCCCCGCCGGGCGCTTCCTCGTCCACGGCGCCCACGATGCCGGACGCGTGCCGAAAAATGCCCATGGCATTCAGGTGGAAGCGGCGCTCGCGTTCGGCACCGGCCATCACGGCACGACGAAAGGCTGTCTGATGGCCTTCGACGGTCTCTTGAAACAGACGCGGCCGCGGAAGATCCTCGATCTCGGCACCGGCACGGGCGTCCTCGCCATCGCCGCCGCCAAAGCTTTGGGCCATGGCGTCCTCGGCAGCGATATCGACCGCACCTCCGTCACCATCGCCCGCGCCAATGCGGCGCTGAACCGGGTGGCCGACCGGGTACGGATCGTTCACGCCAACGGCCTCGGCCACCCCTATATCCGCGGCAACTCCCCATACGATCTGGTCTTCGCCAATATCCTCGCCGGGCCCCTGGTGCGGCTTGCCCCCGGCATCGCCCGCTCGGTTCGCCTCGGCGGCCATGTCATCCTGTCGGGCCTCCTGACCCATCAGGAGAGGCAGGTGCGCGCCGCCTACCGGACCCAGGGTCTTCTTCCCGTAAAGAAGCGCGTGCTGGATAATTGGGTCACCCTCACGCTCCGCCGCGGGCCGGTCTAGACTGAACCCATGTTCGACTCCGTCTTCCAGAGTTTTGACGACAGCGCCGATTCAAGCCGCAGCAAAGCGCGGCTCGCCGTGCTGCGCGCCGATATGAAACGGCTCGGCCTTTTCGGCTTTCTCGTGCCGCGCGCCGATGCGCATCAGAACGAATATGTGCCCGCCTCCGAAGAACGGCTCGCCTGGCTGACGGGCTTTACCGGTTCGGCCGGCACGGCGCTGATCACGCTCGATCAGGCGGTCATCTTCGTCGACGGGCGCTATACGGTTCAGGTCCGCGATCAGATCGACAAAACGGTCGTGACGCCCGTGAACAGCGGCGAGACGTCGCCCAGCGAATGGATCCGCAAGAATTTTTCGGCCGGACAGGTTCTCGGTTTCGATCCCTGGCTGCACACGGCCGATGCGGTCGAGCGGCTGAGGAAAGCCGTTGCCGATGCCGGCGCCGAACTCAAAGCCGTCGATGAAAACCCGATCGACATTTCCTGGACCGACCGGCCCGAGCCGCCGCTCGCGCCCGTTGTCGAGCATCCCGAGAAATTTGCAGGCGAGAGCGCTGACAAGAAACTTGCGCGTCTTCACACCGCCGTCGTCAATGCCAAGGCCGACGCCATCGTGCTCACCGATCCGCACGAGATCGCCTGGCTGTTCAACATTCGCGGCGGCGATGTCGCCCATACGCCGCTGCCGCTGGCCTGGGCCGTCATTCCGGTCGAAGGACGCCCTGCTCTTTTGATCGACGGGCGCAAGCTGTCAAACGAATTGCGCGATCATCTGGAAGACCTCGCCGATGTCGGCGAGCCCTCCGAATTCGAGACGCTGCTGAACATGCTCGGCGGCAAGAAGGTGATGTTCGATTTCGGCGCCGGCGCCGAAAGGATCCGCCAGGTGCTGAACGACACGGGCGCGACCATCGTCAAGACGCAGAGCCCCATCGCCCTGATGAAGGCGGTCAAGAACGGCGCGGAAATCCGCGGCACGCGGGCGGCGCATCAGCGCGACGGCGTTGCCTTCGCGCAGTTCCTGTTCTGGCTCGACACAAATCTGAAGAAAAAGAAGCTCGACGAGATCGAGGCCGCCGAGGCGCTGGAAGCCTTCCGCCGCGATACCGCGAAGCTGAAAGACATTTCCTTCCCGACGATTTCGGCGGCGGGTCCGAATGCGGCGCTGCCGCATTACCGCGTGACGCGCGCGACCAACCGCAAGATCACGCCCGGGCTGTATCTCGTCGATAGTGGCGCGCAGTATCAGGACGGCACGACCGACATCACGCGCACCATCGCCATCGGCAAAGTGACGAAGGATATGCGAGATCGCTATACCCGCGTGCTCAAGGGTCATATCGCCATTGCCACCGCGCAATTTCCGAAGGGTGCGACGGGCGCGCAGCTCGATCCGCTTGCCCGCCGGGCGCTGTGGGAGATCGGCGCCGATTTCGATCATGGAACGGGCCACGGCGTCGGCTCTTATTTGTCGGTGCATGAAGGGCCGCAGCGCATCTCAAAGCTCGGTCACACGCCGCTCGAACCGGGCATGATCCTGTCGAACGAGCCGGGCTATTACAAAGAAGGCGCGTTCGGCATCCGCATCGAAAATCTCGTTCTGGTCGAGCGGTCGAAGCTCAAGACCGCCGAACGCGATTTTCTGAGCTTCGAGACACTGACGCTCGCGCCGATCGATACGCGGCCGATCGATCCGAAACTTCTGACCAAAGAAGAAGTCGCCTGGCTCGACGCCTATCACAAGCGCGTCGCGAGCGAGATCGGGCCAAAGCTCGATCCGAAAACGCGCGCCTGGCTGAAAGCCGTCTGCGCGCCGCTTCTGGCATCAGCCCAGAAGAAACCGAAAAAGAACGACAGCAAGAACGCCGGTCGCAACAGTCGCAAGAAGCGGAAGCCGGGTCGCCGCTAATATTGTGACGATTGCCGCGAGCGTCTCGGCCGGTCCGGTCGCCAGCGCCATGGGCGCAACCACCGCCGTCAGCACAGCGGCGGGAAGCGCATCGAGCGCCGCGCGCAGACGCCCTTCCGCCGGGATATAGGCGGCAACCCACAATCCTGTGAGACGCGCTCCGTAGGTCGCTGCGGCCATCGCAAGGATGGCGATGAGATTGTCGGGTGAGAGGGTCATTCGACGCTCCCGCCTTCAGCGCGGGCCGCCTGCGCGTCCGCCTTTTCCTTCAATGGCAGAGGTGCGGACGGAAAGATCGCCGCAACAATGATCCCTGCAATCGCTCCGGCCATCACATACCAGGGGCCGTCGACGAAAAGATACGTCAGCGCCGAAGCTGCGGCGCTGGCGGCGATGAAAAAGCCGGTGCGCGGGCCTTGCCAGAAACCCAATGCAAGGCCGATAAAGATCGCCGTGAAAGCGAAATCGAAGCCGAGACGTTCGGGATTCTGAAAGGCGCTGCCGACAACAGCACCGACAATCGTAAAGACAACCCAGTTGAGATAGAAAACCGGCACAAGGCCGAGCAGAAACCAAAGCGTCAGCGGCGTTTCGGCCGCACGCTTTTCCGTCATCGCCCAGGTCTCGTCGGCGAGGAAAAAGATGAACAGCGCGCGCCCGGCTATCGGAAAGCTTTTGAGCTTTCGCGCAATCGATGCGCTCATCAGCACATAGCGCAGATTGACGAGAAGAGCGGCAAAGCCGAGCGCCAGCCATGGCGCGGGAAACGACCACAGATCGACGGCGACGAATTGCGACCCGCCGGCAAACACCAGCGCGCTCATGAGACCCGTTTCAAATGGCGAGAGCCCTTTTTGCGCCGCCGCAGCGCCAAGGATCAGCGCGAAGGGAATGACCGCCACAAGCGCCGGGAAAATGAGCAGAATCCCGGCACGAAACTCGGATTTCGGATCGGCACGCATGTTGTGAATTAATCCAGAGGCTTCACCAATAGGGGGAACTTCAGGCAGGTCGGCGCGTTCAACCTTCCGGCAGCATCAAGGAGGGACAGCATGTCCACACTTCTGATTATCATCCTTATTCTTATCCTGATCGGCGCACTCCCGAACTGGGGCTACAGCCGTGCCTGGGGTTACGGCCCGGGCGGTATTGTCGGCGTCATTCTTATCATAGTGATCATTCTGGCCTTGCTCGGCCGCTTGTAAGCAAGGCGTAAACCGAGCCGCCCTGTCCCGGCTCAACGCATGGCCAGCCCTGCTTCGCGGGGGCCGGCCATGCGTCTATTTTCATGAGCCGGTCAGCGCCAGCCATTCGTCTTCCGTCATTACTTTGACGCCGAGCTCCGTCGCCTGTTTGAGCTTCGAGCCGGCGCCAGGGCCCGCGACGACGATATCGGTTTTCTTCGACACCGAGCCCGACACCTTCGCGCCGAGCCGTTCGGCCTGCGCCTTGGCTTCATCGCGCGTCATTTTTTCGAGCGTGCCGGTGAAAACCACCGTCTTGCCGGCGACCGCCGTATCCTGCGCTGCTTCTTCCATCGGCTCCGGCGTCAGCTCTTTCAGCAGCGCCTCGATCGGCGGATCGTTTTTCGGTTCCTGAAAGAAATCGACGACGGCCTGGGCGACGATGGCGCCGATGCCCGACACATCGTTCATTTCCTGCCACGCCTCATTGCCCTTGTCGGCGCGGTTGCCCTCTTCCGGCGGGCGCGCCTCTTTAGCTGCGGCGCGCAGCGCATCGATCGTCTTGTAATGGCGCATCAGGCGCTTGGCGTTGATGTCGCCGACATGGCGGATGCCCAGCCCGAACAGAACGCGATGCACCTGCCGCGTCCGCGCCTCTTCGATGGCGGCGTAAAGGTTTTTGACCGACAGCTCGCCAAAGCCTTCGCGGTTTTTCAGGAAGGTCAGATTTCCCGGCTTCTTCTCGTTGCGCTCGAGCGCAAAAATATCCGACGGCTCTTTGACGAGGCCCCATTCGAAGAATGCCTGGATCTGCTTTTCGCCGAGACCTTCAATGTCCATGGCGTTGCGCGCGACGAAATGACGAAGCCGCTCGACCGCCTGCGCCGGACAGATGAGGCCGCCGGTGCAGCGCCGATCCGACTCGCCCTCTTCGCGCACCGCATGGCTGCCGCAGGCCGGGCATACATGCGGAAACTGGAAGGGCTTTGCGCTTTTCGGCCTCTTTTCCGGAACGATGCGCACGATCTGCGGAATGACGTCCCCCGCGCGCTGCACGACGACGGTGTCGCCGATGCGCACATCATTGCCGTCGCGCACGGGATTGCCGTGTGAATCGACGCCTTTGATGAAGTCTTCGTTGTGCAGCGTCGCATTCGTCACGACGACGCCGCCGACCGTGACCGGTTCGAGCTTTGCGACCGGCGTCAGCTTGCCGGTGCGGCCGACCTGGATGTCGATATCGTTGAGCGTGGTGAACGCCTGTTCGGCGGCAAATTTATGAGCGATGGCCCAGCGCGGTGAGCGCGAGACGTAGCCGAGCCGCCGCTGCAGATCGATGCGGTCAACCTTATAGACCACACCGTCGATATCGTAGCCGAGGCTCGCGCGCACTTCGCCGGTCTCGCGATGGAAGGCGAGCATCTCCTCGACACTCTTGACCACTTTCATCCGCGGATTGGTTTTGAAGCCCCAATTCGCGAATGCCTTGACGACGCCGTGCTGCGTCTCGGCCGGAAGACCGGAATGCTCGCCCCAGGCATAGGCGAAGAAATGCAGATTGCGCTCGGCGGTGATTTTCGGATCGAGCTGGCGCAGCGAGCCGCCGGCCGAATTGCGCGGATTGGCGTAGACGGGCTTGCCCGCCTTTTCCTGCCGCTCGTTCAGCGCGCGGAACTCGTCATGGGTCATATAGACTTCGCCGCGGATCTCGATGAGATCGGGCACGTCCTTGCCCTTCAGCGTCTGTGGGATTTCCTTGATCGTGCGGATATTGACGGTGACGTCTTCGCCGACTTCGCCATCGCCGCGCGTCGCCGCCAGAACGAGCTTGCCCTTCTCATAGCGGAGATTGGCCGAAAGCCCATCGATCTTGGGCTCGGCGGTGAAGGCGATCTCGTCGTCTTTCAGATTGAGAAAGCGCCGCACGCGGCCAACGAAATCCGTCACATCTTCGCCGTCAAAGGCGTTGTCGAGCGATAGCATGGGCTGGCCGTGCTTCGCCTTGTCGAATTTTTCGGAGGCTGCGCCCGAGACTTTCTGTGTCGGGCTTTCGGCGGTGACGAGGTCGGGAAATGCCGCCTCTACAGCGACGAGGCGTTTGCGCAGCGCATCGTAATCGGCGTCGGAAACCGTCGGCGCGTCTTCCTGATAATAGCGCTCGTCATGCGCCCTTATCTCTTCGACAAGACGCGCATGTTCGGCTTGCGCTTCGAGCGGTGTCGAAGGAATGTCGGCTTCTTCGGATTTCGCGCCCTTTTTCGGGGGACTCACGCCGCACCCTTCATCAGGCGCTCCGCTGCGGCGCGGGCCTCATCTGTGACAGCCGCGCCCGCCAGCATGCGGGCGATCTCTTCGCGCCGCGGATCGGCAGAGAGCGGCGTGACGCGCGTCGCCACCCGCTCCTCGCCCTTCACATCGTCCTTGGCGATCAAAAGATGGCTGTCGGCCTTTGCCGCGACCTGAGGCGCATGCGTCACCGCCAGAACCTGGACCCGCCGTCCGAGCCGCGACAGGCGCGCGCCGATGGCATCCGCCACCGCGCCGCCGACACCGGTGTCGATTTCGTCGAAGATGAGCGTCGGCGCCGAGCCGCGATCGGCGAGCGCGACTTTCAGCGCCAAAAGGAAGCGCGCAAGTTCGCCGCCGGAGGCGACTTTGAGCATCGGCCCTGCCCGCGTGCCGGGATTGGTCTGCACCCAGAATTCGACGCGGTCGATGCCTTCCAAGCCGCCCGCGCCGTCGGAGGTGATCTCGGCGGTGAAGCGGGCGCGTTCGAGCTTGAGGTCGGGAAGCTCGGCCATCACGGCGGAGGCCAGCGCCTCGGCGGTCGTGCGGCGCTTTGCGGAGAGAGCCTCGGCGGCGGCGCGATAGGCAGAAGCGCCCTCGCCTGCGGCTGCCGCCAGGCGCTTCAATTCGTCCTCGCCGTTTTCCAGCGCTTTGAGCTCATCCGCAAAGCGCGCTGCGACCTCGGGCAGAAGCGCAACGCTCGTTTCGTATTTACGGGCGGCGGCGCGGAGCGCAAACAGGCGCTCTTCCGAGCGCTCGAGTTCTTTCGGGTCGAAAGCCGCCGTCTCAAGTGCTTTCTCAAGATGATCGCGTGCTTCGTCGAGCTGCACGAGCGCAGCATCGAGCGCCTTCATGGCCGGCTCGACAAAGCTCGGCAATTGCCCTGCCCGCCGTTCGAGACGGCGGATCGCGGCGGCAAGATCGGGCACCGGCGAATTCGGCCCGGCGACCGCCTGATGCACATCCTGAAGATCGCCGGCGATCTTTTCCGACTGCATCATCACCGCGCGCTTTTCGGCCAGACGCTCTTCCTCGCCCTCTTCGGGTTTCAGCGCCGAAAGCTCCTGATGCGCATGGCGCAGATAATCGGCTTCCTTGCGCACGCGCTCGACCAGTTCCTGCTGATCCTCGCGCGCTTTTTCCGCAGCGCGCCACGCATCCCACAGCGCCGAGACTCTGCGCACATCGGCTTCGAGCCCGCCGAACGCATCGAGCAGCGCGCGATGCTCAGCCGGATCGACGAGCGCACGGTCGTCGTGCTGGCCGTGAATTTCGACAAGCGCCGTGCCGAGCGCGCGCAGAATGTTGAGGCCGACCGGCTGATCGTTGACGAAAGCGCGCGTGCGCCCGTCGGCGAGCTGCAGGCGGCGCAGAATGAGATCGCCGTCATCGACGAGACCGTTGTCGGTGAGAACCCTGCGCGCCGGATGATCTTTCGGCAGATCGAACACCGCGGTCACCTGCCCCTGCGGTGCGCCGGAGCGCACAAGGCCGCTATCGCCGCGGCCGCCGAG
Above is a window of Terrihabitans soli DNA encoding:
- a CDS encoding AzlC family ABC transporter permease gives rise to the protein MRADPKSEFRAGILLIFPALVAVIPFALILGAAAAQKGLSPFETGLMSALVFAGGSQFVAVDLWSFPAPWLALGFAALLVNLRYVLMSASIARKLKSFPIAGRALFIFFLADETWAMTEKRAAETPLTLWFLLGLVPVFYLNWVVFTIVGAVVGSAFQNPERLGFDFAFTAIFIGLALGFWQGPRTGFFIAASAAASALTYLFVDGPWYVMAGAIAGIIVAAIFPSAPLPLKEKADAQAARAEGGSVE
- a CDS encoding 50S ribosomal protein L11 methyltransferase, which gives rise to MPTSVTRIFAAQKQAEDLAQVASEILPLDEVSVAVSETKPDDPLWRVDIYAGPNITPANLEREVRAALGQKIAGLDVQSEVIEDADWVAASLAGLDPVPAGRFLVHGAHDAGRVPKNAHGIQVEAALAFGTGHHGTTKGCLMAFDGLLKQTRPRKILDLGTGTGVLAIAAAKALGHGVLGSDIDRTSVTIARANAALNRVADRVRIVHANGLGHPYIRGNSPYDLVFANILAGPLVRLAPGIARSVRLGGHVILSGLLTHQERQVRAAYRTQGLLPVKKRVLDNWVTLTLRRGPV
- a CDS encoding AzlD family protein, producing the protein MTLSPDNLIAILAMAAATYGARLTGLWVAAYIPAEGRLRAALDALPAAVLTAVVAPMALATGPAETLAAIVTILAATRLPLLATVATGVLAVVLFRFLLG
- a CDS encoding aminopeptidase P family protein, yielding MFDSVFQSFDDSADSSRSKARLAVLRADMKRLGLFGFLVPRADAHQNEYVPASEERLAWLTGFTGSAGTALITLDQAVIFVDGRYTVQVRDQIDKTVVTPVNSGETSPSEWIRKNFSAGQVLGFDPWLHTADAVERLRKAVADAGAELKAVDENPIDISWTDRPEPPLAPVVEHPEKFAGESADKKLARLHTAVVNAKADAIVLTDPHEIAWLFNIRGGDVAHTPLPLAWAVIPVEGRPALLIDGRKLSNELRDHLEDLADVGEPSEFETLLNMLGGKKVMFDFGAGAERIRQVLNDTGATIVKTQSPIALMKAVKNGAEIRGTRAAHQRDGVAFAQFLFWLDTNLKKKKLDEIEAAEALEAFRRDTAKLKDISFPTISAAGPNAALPHYRVTRATNRKITPGLYLVDSGAQYQDGTTDITRTIAIGKVTKDMRDRYTRVLKGHIAIATAQFPKGATGAQLDPLARRALWEIGADFDHGTGHGVGSYLSVHEGPQRISKLGHTPLEPGMILSNEPGYYKEGAFGIRIENLVLVERSKLKTAERDFLSFETLTLAPIDTRPIDPKLLTKEEVAWLDAYHKRVASEIGPKLDPKTRAWLKAVCAPLLASAQKKPKKNDSKNAGRNSRKKRKPGRR
- a CDS encoding ATP-dependent helicase yields the protein MADPNTVPFFDDDDAPQGGIAARASAGVMRSRMSGGDYLEGLNPEQRDAVLTLDGPLLVLAGAGTGKTRVLTTRIAHILATGRARPQEILAVTFTNKAAREMKHRIATLVGDVATGMPWLGTFHSIGATMLRRHAELAGLKPSFTILDTDDQIRLIKQILSAENIDEKRWPARNLAWAIDGWKNRGLTPKDVPPGDGALFANGKGKELYAAYQERLRVLNAVDFGDLLLEPIRIFRDHADVLAIYHQRFKFMLVDEYQDTNVAQYLWLRLLAQGPRNLCCVGDDDQSIYGWRGAEVDNILRFDKDFPGAKVIRLERNYRSDAHILGAASHLISHNKDRLGKTLRPQGEDGERVTVSGAWDSGEEARSIGDEIENLQRKGDSLNSMAILVRASFQMREFEDRFVTLGLDYRVIGGPRFYERQEIRDALAYLRCINSSADDLAFERIVNVPKRGLGDATVQTLNNIARGARISLMEAARMVTDSEELKPKPRESLRVLTQNFTRWAQAADHMKHTELAEMVLDESGYTEMWRQDRSPDAAGRLENLKELVRSMEQFENLQGFLEHVSLVMDAESGENVDAITLMTLHGAKGLEYDTIFLPGWEEGLFPSQRTMDEHGAAGLEEERRLAYVGITRARRRAKIYFATNRRIHGQWQSSIPSRFLDELPEEHVEVVEAPAAFSNRGFGESRFDRLEPFGGSTYDTPGWQRAQQRKQAGGFQERGAGFNARRGGPMVIEGELVAKSTSNAASYGIGERVFHDKFGYGEVLEVEGNKLLVAFDKAGHKRVIDSFVKRP
- a CDS encoding DUF3309 family protein, producing the protein MSTLLIIILILILIGALPNWGYSRAWGYGPGGIVGVILIIVIILALLGRL
- a CDS encoding LysE family translocator, which gives rise to MTTEALTASFAAGFIYGISPGPAVLALFTLTAISGRAHGARFIGAHLLGDTLWCGLAILAIVGVSQLGHTLFDVLGVICGAYLIWLGWQAIRNPGDGTAAPIGAVNPARTGLLFGLTNPKAYPVALAMFTALTAPFVKSLTWADAPAFMGVAMVGFVLAYAVLLWMAGLAPVRHVFTRWHRPITRITGAMFVAFGAKSVFDVANALRSR